A section of the Corvus hawaiiensis isolate bCorHaw1 chromosome 16, bCorHaw1.pri.cur, whole genome shotgun sequence genome encodes:
- the SRL gene encoding sarcalumenin isoform X4, translating into MKGLNLLCCCVASLLLLGTAEEVEDASEPTKRDRSHLESTLKLNEEKPADDVSGVLQRLRKIYHSSIKPLEHSYRYNELRQHEITDGEITSKPMVLFLGPWSVGKSSMINYLLGLDNTPYQLYTGAEPTTSEFTVIMHGPKLKTIEGIVMAADSARSFSPLEKFGQNFLEKLIGIEVPHKLLERVTFVDTPGIIENRKQQERGYPFNDVCQWFIDRADLIFVVFDPTKLDVGLELEMLFRQLKGRESQIRIILNKADSLATQELMRVYGALFWSLAPLINVTEPPRVYVSSFWPHDYHPETHRDLFLKEEISLLEDLNQVIENRMENKIAFIRQHAIRVRIHALLVDRYLQTYKDKMTFFSDGELVFRDIVEDPDRFFIFKSILAKTNVSKFDLPNREAYKDFFGINPITSFKLLSQQCSYMGGCFLEKIEKAITRELPDLLGSIGLGKKPNVLSCDVTGCGETPKNRYRKP; encoded by the exons AAGAGGTTGAAGATGCCAGCGAGCCGACCAAGCGTGACCGGTCCCACTTGGAGAGCACCCTCAAGCTGAACGAGGAGAAACCTGCCGATGATGTCTCAG GAGTATTGCAGCGGCTGAGGAAGATCTACCACTCCTCCATCAAGCCCCTGGAACACTCCTACAGATACAACGAGCTGAGGCAGCATGAGATCACAG ATGGGGAGATCACTTCCAAGCCTATGGTGCTATTCCTGGGACCGTGGAGCGTTGGCAAATCCTCCATGATAAACTACCTCCTGGGGCTGGACAACACTCCCTACCAGCTCTACACAG GGGCAGAACCCACCACCTCTGAGTTCACTGTCATCATGCACGGCCCCAAGCTGAAGACCATCGAGGGCATTGTGATGGCTGCTGACAGCGCCCGCTCCTTCTCGCCCCTGGAGAAGTTTGGGCAGAACTTCTTGGAGAAGCTGATAGGCATTGAGGTCCCCCACAAACTGCTGGAGCGAGTCACCTTCGTGGACACGCCGGGCATCATTGAAAACCGCAAGCAGCAAGAAAGAG gTTACCCATTCAATGACGTGTGCCAGTGGTTCATTGACAGAGCCGATCTCATCTTTGTTGTCTTTGACCCCACGAAGCTGGACGTGGGCTTGGAGCTGGAGATGCTGTTTCGCCAGCTGAAGGGCCGCGAGTCGCAGATCCGAATCATCCTGAACAAAGCCGACAGCCTGGCTACCCAGGAGCTGATGAGAGTCTACGGCGCCTTGTTCTGGAGCCTGGCTCCTCTCATTAACGTCACGGAGCCACCCAGGGTGTATGTTAGCTCCTTCTGGCCCCATGACTACCATCCAGAAACCCACAGAGACCTGTTCCTCAAAGAAGAGATATCACTCCTGGAAGATCTCAACCAGGTGATTGAGAACAGGATGGAAAACAAGATCGCCTTCATCCGCCAGCACGCCATCCGGGTGCGCATCCACGCCCTGCTGGTCGATCGCTATCTACAGACCTACAAGGACAAAATGACCTTCTTTAGTGATGGAGAACTGGTGTTCAGGGACATTGTGGAAGATCCTGACAGGTTCTTTATCTTTAAGTCCATTCTGGCAAAGACCAATGTCAGCAAATTTGACCTTCCCAACCGCGAGGCTTACAAGGACTTCTTTGGCATCAACCCCATCACCAGTTTTAAGCTGCTGTCTCAGCAGTGTTCCTACATGGGAGGGTGTTTCCTAGAGAAGATTGAGAAGGCCATCACCCGTGAGCTTCCCGATCTCTTGGGAAGCATCGGCTTGGGGAAGAAGCCCAATGTCCTCTCCTGTGACGTCACTGGCTGTGGCGAAACCCCAAAGAATCGCTACAGGAAACCCTAA
- the SRL gene encoding sarcalumenin isoform X3: MKGLNLLCCCVASLLLLGTAEVEDASEPTKRDRSHLESTLKLNEEKPADDVSGVLQRLRKIYHSSIKPLEHSYRYNELRQHEITAYPGRTLGSSATDGEITSKPMVLFLGPWSVGKSSMINYLLGLDNTPYQLYTGAEPTTSEFTVIMHGPKLKTIEGIVMAADSARSFSPLEKFGQNFLEKLIGIEVPHKLLERVTFVDTPGIIENRKQQERGYPFNDVCQWFIDRADLIFVVFDPTKLDVGLELEMLFRQLKGRESQIRIILNKADSLATQELMRVYGALFWSLAPLINVTEPPRVYVSSFWPHDYHPETHRDLFLKEEISLLEDLNQVIENRMENKIAFIRQHAIRVRIHALLVDRYLQTYKDKMTFFSDGELVFRDIVEDPDRFFIFKSILAKTNVSKFDLPNREAYKDFFGINPITSFKLLSQQCSYMGGCFLEKIEKAITRELPDLLGSIGLGKKPNVLSCDVTGCGETPKNRYRKP; encoded by the exons AGGTTGAAGATGCCAGCGAGCCGACCAAGCGTGACCGGTCCCACTTGGAGAGCACCCTCAAGCTGAACGAGGAGAAACCTGCCGATGATGTCTCAG GAGTATTGCAGCGGCTGAGGAAGATCTACCACTCCTCCATCAAGCCCCTGGAACACTCCTACAGATACAACGAGCTGAGGCAGCATGAGATCACAG CTTACCCCGGACGCACCCTGGGCTCCTCAGCCACAG ATGGGGAGATCACTTCCAAGCCTATGGTGCTATTCCTGGGACCGTGGAGCGTTGGCAAATCCTCCATGATAAACTACCTCCTGGGGCTGGACAACACTCCCTACCAGCTCTACACAG GGGCAGAACCCACCACCTCTGAGTTCACTGTCATCATGCACGGCCCCAAGCTGAAGACCATCGAGGGCATTGTGATGGCTGCTGACAGCGCCCGCTCCTTCTCGCCCCTGGAGAAGTTTGGGCAGAACTTCTTGGAGAAGCTGATAGGCATTGAGGTCCCCCACAAACTGCTGGAGCGAGTCACCTTCGTGGACACGCCGGGCATCATTGAAAACCGCAAGCAGCAAGAAAGAG gTTACCCATTCAATGACGTGTGCCAGTGGTTCATTGACAGAGCCGATCTCATCTTTGTTGTCTTTGACCCCACGAAGCTGGACGTGGGCTTGGAGCTGGAGATGCTGTTTCGCCAGCTGAAGGGCCGCGAGTCGCAGATCCGAATCATCCTGAACAAAGCCGACAGCCTGGCTACCCAGGAGCTGATGAGAGTCTACGGCGCCTTGTTCTGGAGCCTGGCTCCTCTCATTAACGTCACGGAGCCACCCAGGGTGTATGTTAGCTCCTTCTGGCCCCATGACTACCATCCAGAAACCCACAGAGACCTGTTCCTCAAAGAAGAGATATCACTCCTGGAAGATCTCAACCAGGTGATTGAGAACAGGATGGAAAACAAGATCGCCTTCATCCGCCAGCACGCCATCCGGGTGCGCATCCACGCCCTGCTGGTCGATCGCTATCTACAGACCTACAAGGACAAAATGACCTTCTTTAGTGATGGAGAACTGGTGTTCAGGGACATTGTGGAAGATCCTGACAGGTTCTTTATCTTTAAGTCCATTCTGGCAAAGACCAATGTCAGCAAATTTGACCTTCCCAACCGCGAGGCTTACAAGGACTTCTTTGGCATCAACCCCATCACCAGTTTTAAGCTGCTGTCTCAGCAGTGTTCCTACATGGGAGGGTGTTTCCTAGAGAAGATTGAGAAGGCCATCACCCGTGAGCTTCCCGATCTCTTGGGAAGCATCGGCTTGGGGAAGAAGCCCAATGTCCTCTCCTGTGACGTCACTGGCTGTGGCGAAACCCCAAAGAATCGCTACAGGAAACCCTAA
- the SRL gene encoding sarcalumenin isoform X1 gives MKGLNLLCCCVASLLLLGTAEPHAPSTGHGDGAAESPLPATEPRLEEKAADGSPEEEQDSGTANASLPGVTEEGRGEGEKEPAGGLSGGLGPGDSWTEETSEDQGQEEQSSGEDFMAAHHGGNHGPGTQDDIHAQEDEEPSTEKGGSEEEGQPGEEQTEEPSAASAPEREEERDEQSSEEEDDEQGESEEGEHGESEVDGGKEESEEGESKEEKESDEDGDRPENEAEESDKEAAGTSNKKIQNKPAAAGTGEARDGPASCHHPRCGDAAEDPPPAVENPPVVEDPPAKEGPTTTEDPPTAVEDPPAVAENHLKVADPPADKTPLAGTEVPSTPSAATEPRHSQIEEVEDASEPTKRDRSHLESTLKLNEEKPADDVSGVLQRLRKIYHSSIKPLEHSYRYNELRQHEITAYPGRTLGSSATDGEITSKPMVLFLGPWSVGKSSMINYLLGLDNTPYQLYTGAEPTTSEFTVIMHGPKLKTIEGIVMAADSARSFSPLEKFGQNFLEKLIGIEVPHKLLERVTFVDTPGIIENRKQQERGYPFNDVCQWFIDRADLIFVVFDPTKLDVGLELEMLFRQLKGRESQIRIILNKADSLATQELMRVYGALFWSLAPLINVTEPPRVYVSSFWPHDYHPETHRDLFLKEEISLLEDLNQVIENRMENKIAFIRQHAIRVRIHALLVDRYLQTYKDKMTFFSDGELVFRDIVEDPDRFFIFKSILAKTNVSKFDLPNREAYKDFFGINPITSFKLLSQQCSYMGGCFLEKIEKAITRELPDLLGSIGLGKKPNVLSCDVTGCGETPKNRYRKP, from the exons AGCCGCACGCCCCCAGCACGGGCCATGGTGATGGTGCTGCCGAGAGCCCCCTGCCAGCCACGGAGCCCCggctggaggagaaggcagcCGATGGCAGCCCTGAGGAGGAGCAAGACAGTGGCACTGCCAACGCCTCCTTGCCCGGCGTCACTGAGGAGGGACGTGGAGAGGGGGAGAAAGAGCCGGCGGGTGGCCTGAGCGGGGGCCTGGGGCCAGGGGacagctggacagaggagaCCAGCGAGGACCAGGGCCAGGAAGAACAGAGCTCAGGGGAGGATTTCATGGCAGCTCATCATGGAGGGAACCATGGGCCTGGCACACAAGATGACATCCATGCCCAGGAGGATGAGGAGCCCAGCACAGAGAAAGGAGGCTCTGAGGAGGAagggcagcctggggaagagcaAACAGAGGAACCAAGTGCAGCATCTGCTcctgagagagaggaggaaagggatgagcagagctcagaggaAGAAGATGATGAGCAGGGAGAGTCTGAGGAAGGTGAACATGGGGAGTCTGAGGTAGATGGAGGCAAGGAAGAGTCTGAGGAAGGAGAATCTAAGGAGGAGAAAGAGTCTGACGAAGATGGTGACAGGCCAGAGAACGAAGCTGAAGAGAGTGACAAGGAAGCAGCCGGCACTTCCAACAAAAAGATCCAGAAtaaaccagcagctgctggcacaggagaAGCCAGGGATGGTCCTGCCAGCTGCCATCACCCACGCTGTGGGGATGCAGCAGAAGACCCACCACCAGCAGTGGAAAACCCGCCAGTGGTGGAAGACCCACCAGCAAAAGAAGGCCCAACAACAACAGAAGACCCACCAACAGCAGTGGAAGACCCcccagcagtggcagaaaaCCACCTAAAAGTAGCAGACCCCCCTGCAGACAAGACCCCACTGGCAGGAACAGAGGTCCCCAGCACCCCCTCAGCTGCCACTGAGCCCCGGCACAGCCAGATAG AAGAGGTTGAAGATGCCAGCGAGCCGACCAAGCGTGACCGGTCCCACTTGGAGAGCACCCTCAAGCTGAACGAGGAGAAACCTGCCGATGATGTCTCAG GAGTATTGCAGCGGCTGAGGAAGATCTACCACTCCTCCATCAAGCCCCTGGAACACTCCTACAGATACAACGAGCTGAGGCAGCATGAGATCACAG CTTACCCCGGACGCACCCTGGGCTCCTCAGCCACAG ATGGGGAGATCACTTCCAAGCCTATGGTGCTATTCCTGGGACCGTGGAGCGTTGGCAAATCCTCCATGATAAACTACCTCCTGGGGCTGGACAACACTCCCTACCAGCTCTACACAG GGGCAGAACCCACCACCTCTGAGTTCACTGTCATCATGCACGGCCCCAAGCTGAAGACCATCGAGGGCATTGTGATGGCTGCTGACAGCGCCCGCTCCTTCTCGCCCCTGGAGAAGTTTGGGCAGAACTTCTTGGAGAAGCTGATAGGCATTGAGGTCCCCCACAAACTGCTGGAGCGAGTCACCTTCGTGGACACGCCGGGCATCATTGAAAACCGCAAGCAGCAAGAAAGAG gTTACCCATTCAATGACGTGTGCCAGTGGTTCATTGACAGAGCCGATCTCATCTTTGTTGTCTTTGACCCCACGAAGCTGGACGTGGGCTTGGAGCTGGAGATGCTGTTTCGCCAGCTGAAGGGCCGCGAGTCGCAGATCCGAATCATCCTGAACAAAGCCGACAGCCTGGCTACCCAGGAGCTGATGAGAGTCTACGGCGCCTTGTTCTGGAGCCTGGCTCCTCTCATTAACGTCACGGAGCCACCCAGGGTGTATGTTAGCTCCTTCTGGCCCCATGACTACCATCCAGAAACCCACAGAGACCTGTTCCTCAAAGAAGAGATATCACTCCTGGAAGATCTCAACCAGGTGATTGAGAACAGGATGGAAAACAAGATCGCCTTCATCCGCCAGCACGCCATCCGGGTGCGCATCCACGCCCTGCTGGTCGATCGCTATCTACAGACCTACAAGGACAAAATGACCTTCTTTAGTGATGGAGAACTGGTGTTCAGGGACATTGTGGAAGATCCTGACAGGTTCTTTATCTTTAAGTCCATTCTGGCAAAGACCAATGTCAGCAAATTTGACCTTCCCAACCGCGAGGCTTACAAGGACTTCTTTGGCATCAACCCCATCACCAGTTTTAAGCTGCTGTCTCAGCAGTGTTCCTACATGGGAGGGTGTTTCCTAGAGAAGATTGAGAAGGCCATCACCCGTGAGCTTCCCGATCTCTTGGGAAGCATCGGCTTGGGGAAGAAGCCCAATGTCCTCTCCTGTGACGTCACTGGCTGTGGCGAAACCCCAAAGAATCGCTACAGGAAACCCTAA
- the SRL gene encoding sarcalumenin isoform X2, translated as MKGLNLLCCCVASLLLLGTAEEVEDASEPTKRDRSHLESTLKLNEEKPADDVSGVLQRLRKIYHSSIKPLEHSYRYNELRQHEITAYPGRTLGSSATDGEITSKPMVLFLGPWSVGKSSMINYLLGLDNTPYQLYTGAEPTTSEFTVIMHGPKLKTIEGIVMAADSARSFSPLEKFGQNFLEKLIGIEVPHKLLERVTFVDTPGIIENRKQQERGYPFNDVCQWFIDRADLIFVVFDPTKLDVGLELEMLFRQLKGRESQIRIILNKADSLATQELMRVYGALFWSLAPLINVTEPPRVYVSSFWPHDYHPETHRDLFLKEEISLLEDLNQVIENRMENKIAFIRQHAIRVRIHALLVDRYLQTYKDKMTFFSDGELVFRDIVEDPDRFFIFKSILAKTNVSKFDLPNREAYKDFFGINPITSFKLLSQQCSYMGGCFLEKIEKAITRELPDLLGSIGLGKKPNVLSCDVTGCGETPKNRYRKP; from the exons AAGAGGTTGAAGATGCCAGCGAGCCGACCAAGCGTGACCGGTCCCACTTGGAGAGCACCCTCAAGCTGAACGAGGAGAAACCTGCCGATGATGTCTCAG GAGTATTGCAGCGGCTGAGGAAGATCTACCACTCCTCCATCAAGCCCCTGGAACACTCCTACAGATACAACGAGCTGAGGCAGCATGAGATCACAG CTTACCCCGGACGCACCCTGGGCTCCTCAGCCACAG ATGGGGAGATCACTTCCAAGCCTATGGTGCTATTCCTGGGACCGTGGAGCGTTGGCAAATCCTCCATGATAAACTACCTCCTGGGGCTGGACAACACTCCCTACCAGCTCTACACAG GGGCAGAACCCACCACCTCTGAGTTCACTGTCATCATGCACGGCCCCAAGCTGAAGACCATCGAGGGCATTGTGATGGCTGCTGACAGCGCCCGCTCCTTCTCGCCCCTGGAGAAGTTTGGGCAGAACTTCTTGGAGAAGCTGATAGGCATTGAGGTCCCCCACAAACTGCTGGAGCGAGTCACCTTCGTGGACACGCCGGGCATCATTGAAAACCGCAAGCAGCAAGAAAGAG gTTACCCATTCAATGACGTGTGCCAGTGGTTCATTGACAGAGCCGATCTCATCTTTGTTGTCTTTGACCCCACGAAGCTGGACGTGGGCTTGGAGCTGGAGATGCTGTTTCGCCAGCTGAAGGGCCGCGAGTCGCAGATCCGAATCATCCTGAACAAAGCCGACAGCCTGGCTACCCAGGAGCTGATGAGAGTCTACGGCGCCTTGTTCTGGAGCCTGGCTCCTCTCATTAACGTCACGGAGCCACCCAGGGTGTATGTTAGCTCCTTCTGGCCCCATGACTACCATCCAGAAACCCACAGAGACCTGTTCCTCAAAGAAGAGATATCACTCCTGGAAGATCTCAACCAGGTGATTGAGAACAGGATGGAAAACAAGATCGCCTTCATCCGCCAGCACGCCATCCGGGTGCGCATCCACGCCCTGCTGGTCGATCGCTATCTACAGACCTACAAGGACAAAATGACCTTCTTTAGTGATGGAGAACTGGTGTTCAGGGACATTGTGGAAGATCCTGACAGGTTCTTTATCTTTAAGTCCATTCTGGCAAAGACCAATGTCAGCAAATTTGACCTTCCCAACCGCGAGGCTTACAAGGACTTCTTTGGCATCAACCCCATCACCAGTTTTAAGCTGCTGTCTCAGCAGTGTTCCTACATGGGAGGGTGTTTCCTAGAGAAGATTGAGAAGGCCATCACCCGTGAGCTTCCCGATCTCTTGGGAAGCATCGGCTTGGGGAAGAAGCCCAATGTCCTCTCCTGTGACGTCACTGGCTGTGGCGAAACCCCAAAGAATCGCTACAGGAAACCCTAA